The sequence TAAAACTTTCGACCGCAGCCGTATATTTTGCTTCCGTAACCGTATGAAGAGCATATTTGGTCCGTTTCGATcgggaaaatattttttagccGTAAAACTTTCGATCGCAGCCGTAAATTTGCTTTCGCAACCGTATGAAGATGTCCTTTGGTCAGGAAACCGTATAACCATAAACTAATTTTTGTTGAGAACGAGTTGATTTCCAGATTTTTAATCGTACACAAAACAATCAGGGAACCGTATAACTTAGATTGGCCAGTAGTAAAATATACATTTATGAACCATATATGAATCATACAGAGAGCCGTAAATCATATTGTTATGAAGcgtaaaatttaattttatggTAACGAGTGATCTTTCGTACACATAAACATATTCAAAGTATCCATGTAACCGTAAATCAATTATGATTAAATCATTCGTGCTTTTATTTTTCGGAGTCGTAGCCATTTAAAAGGGCTCCATTCAATTTAGATTGTGACCGTAACTATAATTAATTTAGATTGTGACCGTAACATATTCAAAGTATCCATGTAACCATAAATCAATTATGATTAAATCATTCGTGCTTTTATTTTTCGGAGTCGTAGCCATTTAAAAGGGCTCCATTCAATTTAGATTGTGACCGTAACATTTTTTAGCCGTAAAACTTTCGATCGCAGCCGTAAATTTGCTTCCGCAACCGTATGAAGATGTCCTTTGGTCAAGGAACCGTATAaccataaaataatttttgttgagaACGAGTTGATTTCCAGATTTTTAATCGTACACAAAACAATCAGGGAACCGTATAACTTAGATTGGCCAGTAGTAAAATATACATTTATGAACCATATATGAATCATACAGAGAGCCGTAAATCATATTGTTATGAAGcgtaaaatttaattttatggTAACGAGTGATCTTTCGTACACATAAACATATTCAAAGTATCCATGTAACCATAAATCAATTATGATTAAATCATTCGTGCTTTTATTTTTCGGAGTCGTAGCCATTTAAAAGGGCTCCATTCAATTTAGATTGTGACTGTGAATAAATAACGTATATACGGTTAAAACAAATGAGTAAATACGAATGGGTAAGGTTATGTGCCGCAAGGGGGGCCgtgaaagaataaaatatatatggttATATTATCTAGTTCAGTACGGTTATGTGCGGGTTCAGCGTCAACATGACTGTCAAAGGTATGTTAGACGTATACgaccatatataatataaaattacgGTTGGGAATCGATACAGTTAATTGCCACGTCGAATCgttaaataagaaagaaatatacgGTTGAAATATGAATGGAACATGGTTGCGGTTGTTTTGATCTGGTTGCTATATGGTTACGGTTATAAAGATTAAATAATTACGGTAAGGATATAATACATAAACGGTCATAATAACATAAAATTTTATGGTCGTAATAATTGCTGCATTACGATTGCGGGTTGGTTGGCGGGGTTTCGCGAGTTTGGTCtgggtcggggggggggggcggtgcgACTGGTGCGttgaatagctatttttagcgcagggagtagaatagagaatatatatatatatatatatatatatatatatatatatatatatatatatatatatatatatatatatatatatatatatatatatatgatataaaaAATAGCGTGCTGAAGATAGCAGTGTACAGTAAATCTATAAtattttagaataaaaaaattatatatcagattatatgtattatttgataaaaatgTTCCATGATATATATGACCTACTAATTAAAtataatctattatcttaatatttgaggtgCAAAAGGAGCTTCCACGTTCGCTCTCAATACcacaaaattaccacgttaatcggggaaaaaaaaagatctaaccactcattgttatgaatatctaaCGGTTTAAATTTATTCGAAGagttcaaaagaaaagaaaaagatcaagatCTAGACCACAAATTTTTGTAATCAAAGAGTCCAAGCTCcatgttgatttcttttttataGTAACCACGCGTAActgaatgattttttttttgtcggtAACCACACGTAACTGAATCGGTTTCAGAGTCCAAGTTCGATCGTGCTAATTTTGTTTGACGGTAGACATGTATTCGAATCGGTTTCAGAGTATGATATGGTTCAAAGGATATTTGGTTGACAGgcctatatattaaaaaaaatatgatgaaattcTGCATTGCTTTTATTTCTCTGTCAACCTGCATTGGTGCTGCAGGTTTCTTGCCAGGTATTCGTAATCTTCGTCGACCCCCATTAGTTATGCATTGCGGAAGTATCTGATAGTTTTGCTTTCTTGCTGGGTTTTCATTGACCTGCATTGGTTCTACGTTGCAGAAGAATCAGTCAGATTATTTTTGTCAGATTGGTTTTTGTGCCGGTTTTTCTGAATCTCACCTTCGTCCAAGTTTTTCGTCGGAATCAACCTGGCTGCACCATCATCTGGCTGCTATGGTATAGCATCCTGATCAGCTGgctttttatttgtttggtgGTCTTTCAGCTTCTGCATGTTGACTGGTAAGTTTATTTGAATAAGTAAAAGATAAATTCTCTAAAATTAGTTTTGACCAAAAATTAGACGCAAAATTACTTACTCATAGATGTATATTGCCTTTAGCATTCTGACTCTGAAACATATGTTAATCATTGTAGTAACTTGACAACTTCAATGTTTAATTACTCATAGCTATATATTAAGCGCAAACATATTGAAATTCAGTTTTGCAACAGATCAGTTCCTTCAGCTGAACACAAGTGCAAGTGATAACATTTAAAGTTAAAATTCACTTTTACAATCAGTGAGCAAATAGATAACTACAATTATTCTTATTCCTAAGGGCATGCATTATGAAATTCGGTTTTGCAACAGTATAGCTAAATATTGGTAAGTATAGACAGTCTATATGtcatatttgcatttttttcacaGGATTTCGCACTAtgacataaaaaaattgagtcAGTTGACAACATATGGACAAGCATGGAAAATTAAAGTGAAAGTGATTAGAATGTGGGAGTCAATTAATTTTGCAACTGAGGAACTTATGAGCTTAGATATGATTCTTATGGATGATCAGGTATTGCTGTAACACTTAATATTTAAAACACCTTGGCATGTCATTTTCcttttagttattaattttactgATCATTACGAAATTAATATTTGTTTCACAGGGTGAAACAATTCATGCTACTATATGGAAGAACCTGATCAATAGTTTTAAACCAAAGGTAAATGAGGGTTGTAACTATGCACTTAGCAATTTCAAAGTCCAAGAAGACACCAGGTACATTAAGAATACACTTAAAATAATATTCATTTACAATACAAATATCATGAAATTGGAAGAACAATCAAATGAGTATCAAGACTATTATTTTGAGTTTGCCTCTAGAGATATACTGCTAGAGCGTAGAAATAGTGATAAGCAATGCTCCGGTAAGTTTACCGTTAtgttttttataatataaaaatctatctatctatctattttatattattttaactttaatttttgttttctaaATTTGCAGATGTTATTGGATTACTCATaaaaattaagaaagtagaAAGTAGAATGATAATGAAAAATACCGCCATTCCGTGACAAAGGGACATTCGCGAGATAGAACTTTTGATAGCAAAGTAAGCATGTcaatttgtatttatttttattttattggaaatGATGTGATTGATTGTTTGcaatttgaaataaaaattgtataataTTGCATAAAAATTCAGGATCATAAAGTCAGTATAATATTATGGGGGAACTTAGCTCATTCTTTGACTGAAGATCTTATTGGGAAGCAAACAGTCTCAATAGTTACATCAACAATGGTGGATGGACTTCAAGGTATTTTCAATTTATTTACTATGTATCATTATATTTCCAAATTTAGAAACACTAACATATTAATATTTCTAAAAATAGACATGCTATTTCTAAATTCAGGCAATGGCACAAGATTATATACAAATTTAGATATACCGGAAACTTTGGAGCTTATTGACAGGTATGTGAAATGAtgccttttttttctccaaatttcaaTGTacagctatttttttttatcctaaTGCTTTATATTTTATAGTCTCCAATATGAAGAAAATGTAGCAAAGTTGATGGAGGTAGATAAAAGTACACAAGGTACAATAAAAGAGCAAATGTTTTACACCAGAAGAACTTTATTGGAAATTACACAAATGAGACATGACAACCCAACATATCAGGTACAACGTAGAGTtcatatatcttttttttatattgatTTAATGTGCAAAACAATGATACGCAGCAACCACATGAGGAATTAGCGGTTGAAGATGAATTACCGAGCAAGTTCAGCTCTGTGAGGTTCTTGCTTCCTTTAAATGTCTCCATAATACTCCCAATCAAATTGTTATTGTGCAATATGAGTGACTACAGATTATTATAGGAATGAATAACATTCCTATATTATAAGTCCACATATAATATTTACGTCAAAATAATATACAATCCATGCATGAAAAACTAAGTGTTCTGATTATTGATACTACTTATGCTACaactataattttaaaaaaatattcatttaaCCTTGACGATATATTCTAAGAAAAAATCTTATCTAGCCGCGCAATTTGCGCGGGCCTCCTCACTAGTTACATATACGAGGCAGGCAGCACACCGATCGATCGTTGTTACCGCTCTTGCATTTTCATCGAACGGgaatcatatcattgtgtgtCCTTTCCCGGTCCGCCGTCGTGGCGATCCCGGCGGCGTCCGTCGATGGTTTCGGCCACGGCCACGCAGTAGCCGTCGAGAGGCACCTCCGACAACCCGGCCATGCCATCGCCGCAAACTGTGTGCGGGCATGCCATCGCCCTCCGAGGTTACCCACCCAGGGAAGGGAAGGGTAGGGTACTCTCTAGTTTGTCCGATATGGTAAAGTCCGAGGTTTTACCCATTTGCTGTACGTTTTAGCAGCAGCGGCGGTCTGGAAACCAGCAGCAGGCCCAATACCATCTGCGAGCGATTGCACATGCTCCTCCTCTAGTCTCTTCCTCGCTCGCCGTCCCACAtgacctgacctgacctgacGTGACCCGCCCGAGAGTCGCCGACGCCGTCACACATCACACGCcttcgccatcctcctcctcctcctcctgctatAAAttaaaacacacacacacacagaggaAGCTATCGGAGAAGCCAATCCATTAGCAGTACCGCTCCAGCGACACCATGGAAGCCGTCGCAGCCACGTGGAACCTGACCCGCTCCGTCTCCCTCCCCGCCCGCCTGTGCCGCTCCCGCACAGCCAGGTTCCCATCCCTCCAACTGTGCCCCCTCTCTGCCTCCGCTGCAGCCTCGCCCCGCGCCAGGTCCGACGCCGACCTCGCCTCCTTCGCAAGATCCGGCGCCGTCGTCCGCCACTCCCCCATCCGTGCCATCCTCGATGCCGACGAGGAAGATCAGGAGAAGGCGCCAGGGGGCTTGGACCGCCTCCTCAAGGGCGCCGGGGCCGGCAAGAACGGCGGCGGCTGTGACATGCGGGAGTACTACCGGCGGGTGCTGCGGGTGGATCCGGAGAACCCGCTGCTGCTGCGCAACTACGGCAAGTACATGCACGAGGTGGAGGGCGACCTGGCGGGCGCCGAGGGGTGCTACGCGCGCGCGCTGCTGGCATGCCCCGGCGACGCGGAGCTGCTGAGCCTCTACGGGCGCGTCATCTGGGAAGCGCACCAGGAGAAGGACCGCGCGGCGGCCTACTTGGAGCGCGCCGTGCAAGCCGCGCCCGATGACTGGTGAGTCGCCGGCTAAGTGGCTATGGTATTCGCCGGCCGGCTAGCTGTACCTGTACGTCGGCTAAAACTAATTAACGGGAGTACCTGTCCTGACCTGTTGCTCGATACATGCATCGATCTTATATATGTTGGTTTGATTGCGCAGCTACGTGCTGGGATCGTACGCGAGCTTCCTGTGGgacgccgaagaggaggaggagcaggtggcTGATGTGCAGAAAGAGGAAACAACTGCAAGCACGGTGGCCGTGGTGGTGGCATCTCCGGCGTTGGTGCCCGCGTGCTGAGCTCACCGGTGCCGGTGGATCTACGTACTTTACTGTTGGTTAGTGTACA is a genomic window of Phragmites australis chromosome 24, lpPhrAust1.1, whole genome shotgun sequence containing:
- the LOC133906906 gene encoding uncharacterized protein LOC133906906; this encodes MEAVAATWNLTRSVSLPARLCRSRTARFPSLQLCPLSASAAASPRARSDADLASFARSGAVVRHSPIRAILDADEEDQEKAPGGLDRLLKGAGAGKNGGGCDMREYYRRVLRVDPENPLLLRNYGKYMHEVEGDLAGAEGCYARALLACPGDAELLSLYGRVIWEAHQEKDRAAAYLERAVQAAPDDCYVLGSYASFLWDAEEEEEQVADVQKEETTASTVAVVVASPALVPAC